CAATGTTGAGAATGTGTCTATGTTTTCTCTCCACTCGTCCATTTTGTTGTGGAGTCTCTACACATGAAGTCTGATGAAGAATTCCTTGCGACACAAAGTAATCCTTAAGACATATAAACTCGGTTCCATTATCAGTACGAACCATCTTTATTTTCTTGTTGAATTGTCGATCAACATAGGCACAAAACGTCTTAAGGGCTTGTGGTGCCTCCTTCTTTTCTAATAAGAGTATTGTCCATACGGCTCTAGAGAAATCATCCACTATAGTTAGAAAATAACGTGCTCCAGTTGTTGATGGTTCTCGATATGGTCCCCATAAATCACAGTGTATCAAAGAAAAACAATCATCAACCTTATTAATGCTAACTGGAAAGACGTGTCGAGTTTGTTTAGCTTGATGACAGATACCACAAGAATTCTCTAAAACACCAATATTTTTAGTAAAACCAGCAACTGATGACAAAACAGAAAGAACAGCAGATGACGGATGACCCATGCGTGCGTGCCACAAATCTTGTGTCTGAAATGCTTCCACATGATTTGTTTGAACAGCAACGGTTCCCATATACTTGAAAACCCCATTATGCTCTTCACCCGCACCAATCAAAGTCTTCGAGGCGAGGTCCTGTATCACACAAAACTTTTTAGTAAATAGGATAAATCCATCAATATCTTGCAGTAGCTGAGATATAGATATGAGTGTTGCAGAGAGATGTGGAGCGTAGAGAACATGTCTCAGTATGAGACGACCACCAAGATTCAGTTGACCTCGTCGTGTGGCCCAAGTAACACTACCTTCTGGCATTCTAATCGAAACTGGTGAGATTGTTATAACATCACTAAGCAGATTAATCTCTCCAGTCATATGGTGAGAAGCACCGGAGTCAATAATGATATCGTATCTACTGTCTTTTCCAAAAAAAACAAGTTTGTCTTTCTTACCAAGCTTCTCACTGTTGTTTGATTTTTGTGAATTCACAAACTGAGTCAAGGTTGCCCATTGTTCATTTGTGAAGTTTGGAATCCCTTGAGTCTGCTGCAGCTCTTGTTCTCCAGGCGTGTCAGCCTGAGTGTTGTACGCACGAAATCCAGTTCCACGACCACGTCCTCTGCCTCCTTGTGAGTCAGATCCGTTGCCTCGCCCTCCTTTATCCATCCCTCGACCTGCTGCAGGTTTTGCATTCTTATCCCACCACTCTGGATATCCGATGACTTGAAAGCATTGACTTACTTCATGTCCCTGCTTTCCACAGTGGGAACAAACCGAGTTGTTTCTTGCAAACCTAACTGCTGCAGCTTGAGCATTGGTCATGATTTGTTGACTTGACGACACAGAGGAAGCCTGTGTTACTGCAGACAGACCCATCGTTGGTGTTCTTTCTTCATGCCTCATGACATTCAGATGTCATTCTTCTTGAATTGTTTGTGAATAAACTGACTCAAGATTGAGATCAGTTTGTCTACTTAGCAAATTTGAACGTGTTGTTCCAAACCGTGAGTTATCCAACCCCATAAGGAATTGATGCACTCTTAACTTTTCTTCTTTCTTTTCATACTTCAACATCACTGCACATTCTGAATCTCCACAGCAGCATGTGAATCCCTTATCAAAGTGAGCTTGATCATCCCACAAAACTTTTAATCTCCCAAAGTAAACTTCCACTGTATCTCCATTCTGTTTACATGATGCAATGTCAGCATGTAACTGATGAATTCTGGTATCATCGCTTACTGAGAACCTCCGTTGTAGACCTCCCCACATCACCTTGGCGCTGTCAACAAGCGAGATTGACGGTCGCAGTTTTGGGTCAACACTACTATAGATCCACCCGATAATCATGGCATTGACCATGTCCCACTTTTCTTCATCTTCTGGTTTGTCAATCGGTCTTTTAAGGGTTCCATCAACAAAACCTATTTTTCGCTTTGCTCTAAGCGAGTTGAGCATCAATTTTGCCCACCGATAGTTTGCTCCATTCAGAAGAATGGGTGTCTGCACTTGCCCTGTATTATCTGACGGATGTAGATAATATGGAGAGATAAGAGAATTCTTGTTGCCTTCGGTAGCTTTTGGTGACTCCATGCTAGTAGATGAAGATCAATATCTCACCGTAACAATATGTTTTGGTGGTTCGTATTAGCTTTGTAAAAAAATTAGTTGTCTTGCTCTGATACCATAACAAGCTAACATCAACTCTGTTTCTGTTATTGATCTCAAGGTTACAACATCGATATTTATGCATACGGTATGATCCGTAAAGATAGGAGATAACTATGAAACCTCATATTGTTATGTGTATCTAAGATATAAATTCATCTTTATCTAATAGATAAGGACATAAATTGATTATAGGACATGGTGATCTCACTGAAATAGGCCAAAGAAGGACTAACTTGAGTGGATGACAAAAGCAAAGGTTTCAGTTGGCCCGCCTATGCAGAATTTCTGATGAAACCATTCCTTTTGCGTGTAGGCTCTCGAGAAGTGTCGGCTCAAGACAACGATCAGCAATCTGCCTAACAAAACTTGATTCTTCGGGTATATGAAACGCAGTGATGTTTTCTGTTTACAAGATTTCGGTTTAGCCTTATGTTTGTCGTTTTGGTGTACGAGAAGTGAGTGAGGAAGGAGAGAACTAGAGGGTGGGACAGAGACAGTTCTGTCTAGGAAGAGTGTTGTTGAAGAGAATCAAAATATTTGGGTTAGATGAAGCTACAACTTCTATTTGATTCAGGCTCATGAGAACCAATGGTTTTTCTGGTTTGTTTTCTGAACAGGTGATCTTGTGGATTACAACGAGCCTTGAAAGCTGATGGAGACATATTCTAATTACTTTTCTAAGCTCGTTGATGAGTATTGAGCAAAGTTGGATAAGACATTCTTCTCTGAATTTTCAAGTCCACATCTAAATTTTTGCAAGTCTACTTGTATCAGCTGCTACTTAAACATAAACGTTAACTAACAAAAATGAACAATTTTTTTAAAAGAAATCAAAATTTTAAAGGAAAATTATTATTTTTTAAATAATCATGTTTGTAAAAATAAAATAAAATTCAATACAAAAATAAAAAGTAAATAATTAACAAATGTAAAATTATCTTAAAGTTTAAGTTGATATTTATACTAAGTTACTGAAAACTTAACACAAAAAGAGTTTAACAAGAAAAAACAAAATTATGACCACAACTGTTTTATACAATAGAGGCTAAATGCTATTATAATATTCACATATAATTCAAAAATATCAAATATGTAACCTTGACATCATAGTTTAATATTTTTAAAAATCTTTATTTCCAAAACAAATCTATCAAAATAAATTTTAAAATATCAACTAATATAAAAAAATAAAAGGAGAATAGAAAGGGACTAACTTAATATATATGCTAACTCTTTCGAAATTAACATAAAAATATTGATAAAAGTTATGTAGTAAAGTATGTCAAGACATACAAATAGCATTTATAAATAAAATAGATAATTAATACAAAATAGTTAATCTAATCAAATAAATAATTAATTATAAACTGAAATTTAGTATTTAAAATTTTCTTATTTATATTGATGTCGGCTATAAAATCATCTAAACTAATAGGTTACACAAGTTTTTAAAGAAAAAAAGTTGATTTTGGTTCTTTTTTATCGAGTTAGTTAATTCTTTGGCTTACGATAAGTTTACAAATATTTATAAAAAGTAAATGATGGTAAAATTAATTCACTTGTTGCGACACATATTGTTAATTAGGCTATTTATTTATGCGTTTTTAAACTGCCTTTTATCGATCAAATGAATTAACATATTTATTTACTCATCAACAATTAAAATTTTAATAACACTACTTTATCATGTTTTGATACAAATGTTTTTAGAAAGTTATAATCCAAATTTTAATTAAACTAATCAAATTGGTTTTGATGAAACAAACCTAAAGATTTTTCTAATTTACAAGAGTTTTATAAAATAAAATCATTAACAATAAAACAAAATATACATGGTGCCTCTTCGTACATCTTTAATTTAATTCACCAATAAAAGTGATACTTATGAAAATTTATTAAAGCAATCAACATAACATATAAAATTGAAATTGTGCTAACGAGAGTTTTGTAAAAGAAAGATATATGAAAAATAATGTTAATAAAATATAAGAGCAATGTTAATAAAATATATTAAAACATAGAAAATCTGTAGCGGTCCACCCAAAAATTAGTAATTTTTTTTTGATGAAATGTGAAATTTATTGATCAATGTAGAAAAAATATGGATTTACATCAGGCTATGAATGCTATAGAAGAAACTATACAATGTTGTAAAGAATGAATTTTAAGCTTTTATCTGCTAAGCTGTAATTTCAGACCACCGATGCATCAAGCTTGCAACTTGTGGTTAGCCTTGTATCGAAGAAAAGTGATCCTATTTTGCATAGCCTTATCAATGATCCGTACCACTTGATCAACCGTCCGAAAACCTTTATGATGTCTTCTCTCATTCCTCTCCTACCATAGATGATAGATACTACTCTGAAAAACCATTTTAAGCAAGATCTTGTCCATGATTTGAAGAGAATTTTCATTCACAAACTGCAGTGTGATCCAGTCTGGATCAGTCCTATCTGCACTCGGGTGATTCGCGAGCTTGTCTCATACTGTAAAGGAGTACGGGCAAGCCAAGAAAACATGATCCCTAGTCTCTGTTTCTACACACAAGACAAAACTCTGTTCAATAACACAAGCTCTCATTCTATCTCCTATTGAAAGTCTATTTTTAACTACCAACCAAACTATAAAAGAGAACCGTGGTACCGCCTGAGAAAACCATACACTTTTACTCCAAAAGACAATAGCCTTTTTCACCCTGATTTGATCCAAAAGTCCTGGCTGATGAAAAACAAGTTTTATATGTATCTTCTGAATGCTTCCAAAGCACCACATCGCTGCCAAAAGAGTCATTGGGGGCTTGCTCATTCTGAATCCGGTCATGAAGGGCATGGAAGTGGGGCTTCTGCGACCTCTAATATTCTAGTTTGAGTCCAGAACTGCATCTCTTACTCGCGCATTACAAGCCACTCCAAGATAACATGTGCCCACAGCACCAGTGATATCTATAACTTTATCCATTTTTAACCAATCATCAAACCAAAGTAGGCGGTATGGCCACCATTTACCTCGTACCGAATGAACTGATACACAAGAGGTCTCAACTTCAAGAGTTTCATCCATACTCAAGATCTTTTCCATCTTCATTGACATCCCAAAAAGAATTCTGACTCAGAAAATACTGTTGAATCCAACAGACCCACAAGGAGTTTTTAAACGAATTTTTTTTTTACAAATTAAACTCATAGCAAACACCATGGAAGAGTCACGAAGCTTTCGTATTCCAAGCCCACCTTTATCTTTAGGATAACAAAGATCGT
This sequence is a window from Brassica oleracea var. oleracea cultivar TO1000 chromosome C1, BOL, whole genome shotgun sequence. Protein-coding genes within it:
- the LOC106294477 gene encoding uncharacterized protein LOC106294477, giving the protein MRHEERTPTMGLSAVTQASSVSSSQQIMTNAQAAAVRFARNNSVCSHCGKQGHEVSQCFQVIGYPEWWDKNAKPAAGRGMDKGGRGNGSDSQGGRGRGRGTGFRAYNTQADTPGEQELQQTQGIPNFTNEQWATLTQFVNSQKSNNSEKLGPRLEDFDWCG